The sequence TAGATACTGGGTATTGTGTGAACTACCCTAATCTTGTATTATCACTCTCATAAAGCAATCACTAAAGCCAAATTCTCAAACCTTGAATTAACCCCTAGTTATTCGCTACCAACCTTCAATGTTACACATCAACCTGTATTTGACAGCGAAGATAAAAGCCGATGGAAGAGACGCTGAAAATTTTGGTTGTAGACGACGATGAAGTCGATCGCATGACAGTCCGTCGCGCCTTAACTAAGGCGAGTATCAAAATGGAATTGTCAGAAGCAAAAGACGGCCAGAGTGCTATTTTTGCTCTCACAAATCATGAATATGATTGCGTTTTCCTCGACTATCGCTTACCAGACCAGGATGGTTTGTCTCTGATTAATCAAATACAAGTTGCAGAAATCAAAGTTCCTTTAGTAGTCCTCACAGGTCAAGGAGATGAACAAATCGCTGTAGAATTAATGAAAGCTGGGGCTACAGATTATCTTACTAAATCAAGAATATCTTCAGAAACATTGGCACGAATTTTACGAAATGCGGTAAGAGTACATCGTGCAGAAATGCAAATAGCCATAGCCAACCAGCAAATTAGAGAAAATCATGAATTACTAATTCGCAAAAACCAAGAATTAGAAAAACAAAGACAGCAAATTCAACTACAAAATTTAAAGCTATTAGAAGCATCAAGATTAAAATCGCAATTCTTAGGCACAATGTCCCACGAGTTAAGGACGCCGATGAATGCGATTATTGGTTTTTCACAAATTTTGTTACGTCCTAAATTCGGTCAACTTACCCATCAGCAAACAGATATGGTTGAACGGATATTTAATAACGGAAAGCACTTGCTGATGTTGTTAAATGAAGTTCTCGATTTTTCTAAATTAGAAGCAGGACGGTTAGAGTTAAAACCAGAATTATTTGAATTACCAAAAATAATTAATAGTACTGTCGCCGAAATGCGTCCTTTATTTGAAAACAAAAAATTATCTTTAATAGTACAGGTAGATTTAGCCAATCCGGTAATATTTAATGATTCAGTACGTGTGCGACAAATTTTAGTTAATCTCCTGTCCAACGCCAATAAATTTACAGAAGCTGGTGAAGTTTGGGTAGAGGTCAATGAAATTCCTGGTAATCGGATAGCAATCGCCGTTCGAGATACAGGTATTGGTATCGCTCCCCAAGATTTTCAACATATTTTTGAAGCTTTCCGACAAGTCGATCAAAGTATCACCCGCAAATATCCGGGTACAGGACTTGGTTTAGCAATTATTGATTCCTTAGTACGCATGATGGGTGGCAAAATAATTCTAGAAAGTCAATTGGAGGTCGGTTCTATGTTTAGAATTGAATTGCCACGCCAAGTAACATCAGCCACCACAACAGGTAACAATCCAGCTTTATACTTGGGTAGCGATGAAATTCAATGTTCAACACAGAACCCTCATCACCCCTACAATCAATTCAGTAAAGCATCAATGGGATCTCCCCATTTCAAACCATAAAATTCACCTCCAAAAAGTTGATAAATCATGTCTGTTGTAGAAAGTTCCAAAATTGATCGTATTCTCGCTGTCGATGACACTAAAGACAATCTTATTTTGGTACAAACAATTCTAGAGAGTGAGGGATATCAAGTTGATTTAGTGGAAAATGGCATAGCAGCTTTAGAGTACGTTGCTCAAGCCCCACCTGACCTCATACTGCTAGACGTGATGATGCCCGGTATGGATGGATATGAAGTCACACGCCGTATACGTAATAATCCGGAAATTAAAAGCTATATTCCTATTTTATTAATCACCGCTTTCCATGAATCAAGCGTAGTCGAAGGTTTAGATGCAGAAGCTGACGACTTCATCCGCAAACCATTTGATACCGATGAATTAACCGCCAGAGTGCGATCGCTCCTCCGCCTCAAACACAGTCTCGATGAACAACAAAAAATGGCTCGCCAGCGCGAAGACTTTGTATCGCGCCTCACTCACGATTTGCGAACCCCCCTAGTCGCAGCCGATAGAATGCTGACTTTGTTTCTCGAAGAAACCTTCTGCAAAATTTCCCCAGAAATGAAACAAGCTATCAGCGTCATGATTCGCAGTAACCAAAATTTGACACAGATGGTCAACACCCTCCTAGAAGTATCTCGCTTCGAGGCGGGTAAAAAAACCCTCAACTGGGAAAGTAGTAACCTCAAAGAAATCGCCCAAGAGGTGGTCAGCGAGTTATCTCCCCTAGCTAGTGAAAAACACCTCAGTGTTAAATTAGACACTCACCAATTAGACGAACTCGGTGAAACAGCCGGCGTCGTTATGGGCGATCCCCTAGAATTTCGCCGAGTTATCAGCAATTTACTCGGTAACGCCATCAAATTTACAGATACAGGCGGTATAGAAATTCGCATTCGTGAACAATCAGCCAATCCTTCAGGCCCAGATTGGGTAATTATTGAAGTCGAAGACACAGGATATGGTATTGCTCCTGAAGACCAAGCAACTATCTTCGAGCGATTCCGTCAAGGAAAAAACAAGCGTTCCGGTAGCGGCTTAGGACTGCACCTATCCCACCGGATTGTCGAAGCTCACAACGGTAAAATTGAACTCAAATCAGAAGTCGGTCGAGGTAGCGTGTTTACAGTCAGATTACCAAAACAAGCTTAGTTGGGAATAAAGATAGCCAGATGCAGAAAACTACACAATTAACTTATTCTTGACACATCTCAAAAACAGAGCGAGGCTTGAGTTTACTGCTCAGTAACCGACGAATTACATCTTCCAGATCCTCAATCATATAGGGTTTGCTAATATAATCATTAAAACCCGCTTTGATAATGCGTTCTCGATCTTCCCTACTCGCTAAAGCTGTCACAGCTAACACCGGGATATCAGCAGTTAGCGCTTCCTGCTTCAAACGTCGCACCACCTCAATTCCGTTGAGACTTGGCAACAAAATATCCAACATAATTAAATCCGGGTGATATTCCTTAGCCACTAGCACCGTCGTCGTACTGTCTGCTTGACAAATAAATCTACAGCCTAGCGACTCCAGCGCATAACTAATCAGCAATAGACTGTCATCATGATCCTCTACTACTAAAATTAGCGGCTGTTGAGAGCCGTACTTTGTTTCATTACTCATGAATGAATGTGTCAAATACATCTCTTCTCCAGAAGATTTAATTACGATTTATCGTCTTGAGGGAAAAACAGACGAGGTATTTGCATTGAGATTGTTAGCGAATAGCGCCTATTCAGGATTGACTACAAAAATTTTCAGGATGTAGACACCTGTAAAGTGGCTTGCCTGTCTTTTCAGGATAAAAAGAATCTGTACATATGCCAACCCTAGCGCGTAGAAAATATGAGTTTTTCTCAGTCAAAGCCGAATCTCGGAATCCATAAGAGAATTTCCGGCTAGCCCAAAACAAGCTGCTTTACGTCCATATATTTCATACTTCAGCCCTTTTTCGACTCCTTTGGCTTTCATTGAGTTGATCACGACTACGCACACAACATGCCTTGATGGTAGAAAGCTTGCACCTGATAGCTTCAGCAGACACCCCTCGATTATAAGCAAAATTACAGATTTTTTTTCCTCGAACTTTAAAATAACTTTATATATGAATAGTTTATAAGTAATTTTTTAGCATATGGTGTACGCAAAATCTTGGGATTTTATCTTGACACTTTTTGTAGTATCAAAGTATTATGTAAGTAATCAATTTTCTCCTCACTTCATAGTGGTACACAATTATTCATTGTTTAACTATAAAATTACGCAAAATTACTTATACGGTTACTGACTTCAATGTGGCAGCCTCACAAATAACAATACTCTGGCAAACAACAAATAAGTAGACTATATTACGGAAAAACTTTCAGCCAATCTCTTTAATTACAGACTTGGGTAAAACAAAGTACCATCTTGAACATCAAAAGCGATCGCACTGACACCTAGCTCAATCTTGTTGTCAGCTTCATCCTTTATCCTTCATCCTTCATACTTCATACTTCATACTTCATACTTCATCCTAGCCTGCGGCAAGCCGCCTTACAGGCGTCTACATCCTTCAGAATACAATAACTCAACCACCGCCACAGCACCAAAAATATGAATTTTGATAATTTTAGAAATAACGAAGGTACTGCTGCAAATAATAACCGTCAAAGTTTACTTACAAGCGGCTGGCGGCCATTCAATCGTGATTTTGATTGGAGATTTTTTGGTCAAATTCTATTTCACGACACCCGCGAATTAAGCCAAAAAACTATTAATCTCGCCAGTTATTACGCTGATGCTTTAGGTAGAAGAGATTATAGCTGGTGGGCAAATTTATTGAATGTAGCTTCCGACTATACTCGTGGTGAATTGGAGAAATATTGGAACTATATTACACCCGATCCACTGACACCGGACAACCGCTACAAAGACGTTTTGGGTACAGAAACTCCTATTACACAATTTGTCAGCCGTAATAGTATCCCCATTGAATATGTCTTAAATCGACTGCAAGAAATTACCGTTTTACGGGTTTTAAAATTATTAGAACGTCCCGATATCATTACACAGTATTATTCTGAAAGAGACTTTTATTTTCCAGCAGAGAAGTTTGTCAATTGGGAACGCTTAGAAGTAATTAATACTGTTTATGCTTACTGGGCTAAACATGACGTTTGGCTGCAAATTGATCCCTACGATCGCGGGCGGCGACAATATACTTTAATGGCCAAAAATCTCGCCCCACTAATCAACAAAGGAACATATGATTTAGCAGTCATGCTGAGTGGATATCAAAGCCGGGTAGGTAAAGTTCACAGTCAATTTCCCATCCGCACTTTTCCCGCAGATATTCAAAGCTTTACCGACACAGTACAGCAAGCAATTCTCAATCAAAACCAACTAGCCGTCGTCGTTCACGGTGAACCAGGAACAGGTAAAACAGCATGGACTCAGGCAGTAGCGAAAGAAATTCTTGTCGCTTTAGGATATGTGATTTTCATTTTAGATCATGATGCCATCACTAACTTTGTGCCACCCACATATTTAGAACGAATTTGCATCATTATCAATGAAGCTGATAATCTAGCTCAAAATCGTGCTTACGAAGTCGCACAATATAACAACAGAACAGAGCATATTCTCAGTCTCCTCGATGGTACCTTATATCAAAGTGTCATTGACGAATCAGGGATTCAGATCAAGCAGCGTTTAGTGGTCTTGATGACTTGTAACACCACAGAAAGACTAGATCCAGCAATGTTACGTAAAGGAAGAGTCGATTTGATGTATGAATTTACCCAGAGGTACGTTTGATATTCAAAATTCAACAAAACTTGAATGATTTCCCGTGATCATACCTGCTCTCCTCCAGTCGCTAATTTTTCCCATCCTCTATTCACAGACCGTTCTAGACTCGAATGGCGTCAACCAGTAGGTGTGGAAACAATGGAGAAAAATTTAGCACCCCAAAAGCTTACCCACGACAGTTTTGAACCCTTTTACGCCAGTTTCGAGGTTGACGCCATTTTCCAAAGCCCAACTACACAAGGTTTTGGGGCTATTTTCTCTCCATCCCTCTTGACAACCCA is a genomic window of Fortiea contorta PCC 7126 containing:
- a CDS encoding ATP-binding protein, producing the protein MEETLKILVVDDDEVDRMTVRRALTKASIKMELSEAKDGQSAIFALTNHEYDCVFLDYRLPDQDGLSLINQIQVAEIKVPLVVLTGQGDEQIAVELMKAGATDYLTKSRISSETLARILRNAVRVHRAEMQIAIANQQIRENHELLIRKNQELEKQRQQIQLQNLKLLEASRLKSQFLGTMSHELRTPMNAIIGFSQILLRPKFGQLTHQQTDMVERIFNNGKHLLMLLNEVLDFSKLEAGRLELKPELFELPKIINSTVAEMRPLFENKKLSLIVQVDLANPVIFNDSVRVRQILVNLLSNANKFTEAGEVWVEVNEIPGNRIAIAVRDTGIGIAPQDFQHIFEAFRQVDQSITRKYPGTGLGLAIIDSLVRMMGGKIILESQLEVGSMFRIELPRQVTSATTTGNNPALYLGSDEIQCSTQNPHHPYNQFSKASMGSPHFKP
- a CDS encoding sensor histidine kinase — translated: MSVVESSKIDRILAVDDTKDNLILVQTILESEGYQVDLVENGIAALEYVAQAPPDLILLDVMMPGMDGYEVTRRIRNNPEIKSYIPILLITAFHESSVVEGLDAEADDFIRKPFDTDELTARVRSLLRLKHSLDEQQKMARQREDFVSRLTHDLRTPLVAADRMLTLFLEETFCKISPEMKQAISVMIRSNQNLTQMVNTLLEVSRFEAGKKTLNWESSNLKEIAQEVVSELSPLASEKHLSVKLDTHQLDELGETAGVVMGDPLEFRRVISNLLGNAIKFTDTGGIEIRIREQSANPSGPDWVIIEVEDTGYGIAPEDQATIFERFRQGKNKRSGSGLGLHLSHRIVEAHNGKIELKSEVGRGSVFTVRLPKQA
- a CDS encoding response regulator, encoding MYLTHSFMSNETKYGSQQPLILVVEDHDDSLLLISYALESLGCRFICQADSTTTVLVAKEYHPDLIMLDILLPSLNGIEVVRRLKQEALTADIPVLAVTALASREDRERIIKAGFNDYISKPYMIEDLEDVIRRLLSSKLKPRSVFEMCQE
- a CDS encoding AAA family ATPase, which translates into the protein MNFDNFRNNEGTAANNNRQSLLTSGWRPFNRDFDWRFFGQILFHDTRELSQKTINLASYYADALGRRDYSWWANLLNVASDYTRGELEKYWNYITPDPLTPDNRYKDVLGTETPITQFVSRNSIPIEYVLNRLQEITVLRVLKLLERPDIITQYYSERDFYFPAEKFVNWERLEVINTVYAYWAKHDVWLQIDPYDRGRRQYTLMAKNLAPLINKGTYDLAVMLSGYQSRVGKVHSQFPIRTFPADIQSFTDTVQQAILNQNQLAVVVHGEPGTGKTAWTQAVAKEILVALGYVIFILDHDAITNFVPPTYLERICIIINEADNLAQNRAYEVAQYNNRTEHILSLLDGTLYQSVIDESGIQIKQRLVVLMTCNTTERLDPAMLRKGRVDLMYEFTQRYV